One genomic region from Eublepharis macularius isolate TG4126 chromosome 18, MPM_Emac_v1.0, whole genome shotgun sequence encodes:
- the SORD gene encoding sorbitol dehydrogenase has translation MAAAEQMNLSVVVHKAGDLRLENRPVPEPGPNEVLLKMHSVGICGSDVHYWQHGRIGDFVVNNPMVLGHEASGTVVQVGSSVTTLKKGDRVAIEPGVPRETDEFCKTGRYNLSPTIFFCATPPDDGNLCRYYTHSANFCYKLPDNVTFEEGALIEPLSVGIHACRRAGVTLGSKVFICGAGPIGLVTLLVAKVMGAAQVVISDLSALRLEKAKELGADFTVEVKNESPRELAERVKNALGCMPEITMECSGAQTSIQAALYATRSGGTLVLIGMGPEMVTVPLVSAAAREVDIKGIFRYCNTWPMAIAMLASKKVNVQPLVTHRFPLEKALEAFETTRKCIGIKIMLKCDPSDQNP, from the exons ATGGCGGCGGCCGAGCAGATGAACCTGTCGGTGGTGGTGCACAAGGCCGGCGACCTGCGCTTG GAAAACCGACCAGTACCTGAGCCTGGTCCCAATG AGGTGCTTTTGAAGATGCATTCAGTAGGAATCTGCGGGTCTGATGTTCACTACTGGCAGCACGGGCGGATTGGGGACTTTGTGGTGAATAACCCAATGGTGTTGGGCCATGAGGCTTCGGGGACTGTCGTCCAAGTGGGCTCGTCTGTAACCACACTGAAGAAAG GTGACAGAGTGGCAATAGAGCCCGGAGTTCCCCGAGAAACAGATGAATTCTGCAAAACAGGGCGGTATAACCTGTCTCCGACCATCTTCTTCTGCGCAACTCCCCCTGATGACGGGAACCTGTGCCGTTATTACACACACAGTGCCAATTTTTGCTACAA GCTTCCAGATAATGTCACCTTTGAGGAAGGTGCCCTAATTGAGCCCCTGTCAGTGGGAATCCACGCCTGCAGAAGGGCTGGGGTGACCCTTGGAAGCAAAGTCTTCATTTGTGGTGCTG GACCGATTGGACTTGTGACTCTGCTTGTTGCTAAAGTCATGGGAGCTGCGCAAGTGGTGATCAGTG ATTTATCTGCTTTACGCCTGGAAAAGGCTAAGGAACTTGGGGCTGATTTCACTGTTGAAGTTAAGAACGAAAGCCCTCGGGAGCTGGCAGAGAGGGTGAAAAATGCGCTTGGTTGTATGCCAGAGATAACCATGGAGTGCAGCGGGGCTCAAACCTCCATCCAGGCTGCGCTATAC GCAACCCGTTCTGGAGGGACTCTGGTATTGATCGGGATGGGCCCCGAAATGGTCACTGTGCCCCTTGTGAGCGCAGCTGCACGGGAGGTGGACATCAAAGGGATATTTCGATACTGCAACAC GTGGCCCATGGCGATCGCCATGCTTGCGTCTAAGAAAGTGAATGTCCAGCCATTGGTGACTCATCGTTTTCCTTTGGAAAAAGCTCTGGAAGCTTTTGAGACAACCAGAAAGTGCATAGGGATAAAAATCATGCTGAAGTGTGATCCCAGTGACCAGAATCCTTGA